A region of Plantactinospora sp. BC1 DNA encodes the following proteins:
- a CDS encoding VOC family protein, whose protein sequence is MSAIAPQKVTTFLMFQDGNAEEAMTFYTSLFDGGEVLAVDRYGPGQDGPEGSVRHATFALAGQQFMCIDSSVRHEFGFTPAVSLYVTCESEKEIDHLYGALVEGGQELMPLGSYGFSAKFGWVNDRFGVSWQLTLPTEAAPA, encoded by the coding sequence GTGTCTGCGATCGCGCCCCAGAAGGTCACCACGTTCCTGATGTTCCAGGATGGCAACGCCGAGGAGGCGATGACCTTCTACACGTCACTCTTCGACGGCGGTGAGGTGCTCGCCGTCGACCGGTACGGCCCCGGCCAGGACGGTCCCGAGGGTTCCGTCCGGCACGCGACGTTCGCCCTGGCCGGTCAGCAGTTCATGTGCATCGACAGCAGCGTCCGGCACGAGTTCGGCTTCACCCCGGCGGTCTCGCTCTACGTGACCTGCGAGTCGGAGAAGGAGATCGACCACCTCTACGGCGCGCTCGTCGAGGGCGGTCAGGAGCTGATGCCGCTCGGCTCGTACGGCTTCAGCGCCAAGTTCGGCTGGGTCAACGACCGCTTCGGCGTCTCCTGGCAGCTCACCCTGCCCACCGAGGCAGCCCCGGCCTAG
- a CDS encoding DUF998 domain-containing protein: protein MNQPSTTASPHTTVANPHSTTASPPSTTVQRQGTGSGVAGQPCDPAGGVTRTLLAYGVLAGPSYVLVSLAQALTRDGFDLTRHAWSLLANGGLGWIQIGNLVMTGLMTCALALGLRRGLAPGTGAVWAPRLLGAYGISLVAAGAFRADPALGFPIGTPQTGTAVTWHGTLHFLAGGIGFACLVAACLVLGRRFPAEGRRGWAAFSRSTGVLFLAGFLAMAAGGGAVWSNLAFTGAVVLSWAWVSAVAAHLYRRATPASAA, encoded by the coding sequence ATGAACCAGCCCAGCACGACGGCAAGCCCGCACACCACGGTGGCGAACCCGCACAGCACGACGGCGAGCCCGCCCAGCACGACGGTGCAGCGGCAGGGCACCGGCTCCGGGGTGGCCGGCCAGCCCTGCGATCCGGCGGGCGGCGTCACGAGGACGCTGTTGGCGTACGGCGTGCTCGCCGGGCCGAGCTACGTCCTGGTGTCGCTGGCCCAGGCACTCACCCGGGACGGATTCGACCTGACCCGGCATGCCTGGAGCCTGCTGGCCAACGGCGGGCTCGGCTGGATCCAGATCGGCAACCTGGTCATGACCGGGTTGATGACCTGTGCACTCGCGCTCGGACTGCGCCGTGGCCTCGCCCCGGGCACCGGTGCGGTCTGGGCGCCCCGGCTGCTCGGGGCGTACGGGATCAGCCTCGTCGCGGCCGGGGCGTTCCGGGCGGACCCGGCGCTGGGCTTCCCGATCGGCACCCCGCAGACCGGTACGGCGGTAACGTGGCACGGCACGCTGCACTTCCTGGCCGGTGGCATCGGTTTCGCCTGCCTGGTCGCGGCCTGCCTGGTGCTCGGCCGCCGGTTCCCGGCGGAGGGACGGCGGGGCTGGGCGGCCTTCTCGCGGTCGACCGGCGTGCTCTTCCTCGCCGGCTTCCTGGCGATGGCGGCCGGTGGCGGAGCCGTCTGGTCCAACCTCGCCTTCACCGGGGCGGTCGTGCTGTCCTGGGCCTGGGTCTCGGCCGTGGCGGCCCACCTCTACCGTCGGGCCACCCCTGCCTCGGCCGCCTGA
- a CDS encoding menaquinone biosynthesis decarboxylase yields MAARGFPYTDLREFLTALEGAGELRRVPVPVDPTLEISEVVTRTVRANGPALLFERPTRGEMPVAINLFGTERRMAMALGVDRLDEIGERIGSLVKPELPVGWSGIREGLGKVMQLKSVPPKKVRTAPCQQVVYRGADVDLNRLPGLQVWPGDGGIFHNYGLTHTKHPETGKRNLGLYRLQQHSHNTLGMHWQIHKDSTAHHAVAERLGQRLPVAIAIGCDPVVSYAASAPLPGDIDEYLFAGFLRGERVEMVDCLTVPLQVPAHSQIVLEGYIEPGERLPEGPFGDHTGFYTPVEPFPVLHVEAMTTQREPVYHSIITSKPPQEDHGLGKATERIFQPLLKLLIPDIVDYDLPAAGVFHNCAIISIRKRYPKHAQKVMNAIWGAHLMSLTKLIVIVDEDCDVHDYAEVAWRAFGNVDYARDLLLTEGPVDHLDHSSYQQFWGGKAGVDATRKLPTEGYTRDWPEEMTMSPEIRSLVDKRWKEYGIS; encoded by the coding sequence ATGGCGGCTCGTGGCTTCCCGTACACCGATCTCCGGGAGTTCCTCACCGCGCTGGAGGGCGCTGGCGAGTTGCGCCGGGTTCCGGTACCCGTCGACCCGACGCTGGAGATCAGCGAGGTGGTCACCCGTACCGTCCGGGCGAACGGGCCGGCCCTGCTCTTCGAGCGCCCGACCCGGGGTGAGATGCCGGTCGCGATCAACCTGTTCGGCACCGAACGGCGGATGGCGATGGCGCTCGGCGTCGACCGGCTGGACGAGATCGGCGAGCGGATCGGTTCACTGGTCAAGCCGGAGCTGCCGGTCGGCTGGTCCGGGATCCGCGAGGGCCTGGGCAAGGTGATGCAGCTCAAGTCCGTACCGCCGAAGAAGGTCAGGACCGCCCCCTGCCAGCAGGTGGTCTACCGGGGCGCCGACGTCGACCTGAACCGGCTGCCCGGCCTCCAGGTCTGGCCCGGCGACGGCGGGATCTTCCACAACTACGGGCTGACCCACACCAAGCATCCGGAAACCGGCAAGCGCAACCTCGGGCTCTACCGGTTGCAGCAGCACTCGCACAACACGCTCGGCATGCACTGGCAGATCCACAAGGACTCCACCGCGCACCACGCCGTCGCCGAGCGCCTCGGCCAGCGGCTGCCGGTGGCGATCGCCATCGGCTGCGACCCGGTGGTCAGCTACGCCGCCTCCGCCCCGCTCCCCGGCGACATCGACGAGTACCTCTTCGCCGGGTTCCTGCGCGGCGAGCGGGTCGAGATGGTCGACTGCCTGACCGTGCCGCTCCAGGTGCCGGCGCACTCCCAGATCGTGCTGGAGGGCTACATCGAGCCCGGCGAGCGGCTGCCGGAGGGACCGTTCGGCGACCACACCGGCTTCTACACCCCGGTCGAGCCCTTCCCGGTGCTGCACGTCGAGGCGATGACCACCCAGCGGGAGCCGGTCTACCACTCGATCATCACCTCCAAGCCGCCGCAGGAGGACCACGGGCTCGGCAAGGCCACCGAGCGGATCTTCCAACCGCTGCTCAAGCTGCTGATCCCGGACATCGTCGACTACGACCTGCCGGCCGCCGGGGTCTTCCACAACTGCGCGATCATCTCGATCCGGAAGCGCTATCCGAAGCACGCCCAGAAGGTGATGAACGCGATCTGGGGCGCCCACCTGATGTCGCTGACCAAGCTGATCGTGATCGTCGACGAGGACTGCGACGTGCACGACTACGCCGAGGTGGCCTGGCGGGCCTTCGGCAACGTCGACTACGCCCGGGACCTGCTGCTCACCGAGGGACCGGTGGACCACCTCGACCACTCGTCGTACCAGCAGTTCTGGGGTGGCAAGGCCGGGGTGGACGCCACCCGCAAGCTGCCGACCGAGGGCTACACCCGAGACTGGCCCGAGGAGATGACCATGTCGCCGGAGATCCGGTCGCTGGTGGACAAGCGCTGGAAGGAGTACGGCATCTCATGA
- the ccsB gene encoding c-type cytochrome biogenesis protein CcsB, translated as MAALSDQLLVVAILGYLLAMICHAVEYAFGTRSVIGRAAARPERARVLVGAGVGAPGGSGPADGPDPVVGTKLPGTDGPAPTGGSRSPRAVLAGRAAVALTVLAAVVHLAVLVTRGIAAERMPWGNMYEYLLSVTFVGVVGWLVLLYRRSTLRHLGLFVALAMVLLLAVAGLVLYVPIVPLVPALDSYWFVVHVATIAVSSGILLLGAVPAVMYLIRHGYDQGKRSFPYSLGARVPAADTLERLTFRLHAFAFPIFTFAVMAGAVWAEAAWGRYWGWDPKEIWAFISWVVYAGYLHARATPSVKRPVATWIAVLGFLTMQMNLYGVNIFFEGLHSYGGLD; from the coding sequence ATGGCCGCGCTGTCCGACCAACTCCTGGTGGTCGCGATCCTGGGCTACCTGCTGGCGATGATCTGCCACGCCGTCGAGTACGCCTTCGGCACCCGCAGTGTCATCGGCCGGGCGGCGGCACGACCGGAACGCGCCCGCGTGCTGGTCGGGGCCGGGGTCGGCGCGCCCGGTGGATCCGGTCCGGCGGACGGCCCGGACCCGGTCGTCGGGACCAAGCTCCCCGGCACCGACGGGCCGGCCCCGACCGGCGGGTCGCGGTCGCCCCGGGCGGTGCTGGCCGGCCGGGCCGCCGTCGCGCTCACCGTGCTCGCCGCCGTGGTGCACCTCGCGGTGCTGGTCACCCGGGGCATCGCCGCCGAGCGCATGCCGTGGGGCAACATGTACGAGTACCTGCTCTCGGTCACCTTCGTCGGGGTGGTCGGCTGGCTGGTGCTGCTCTACCGGCGCTCGACGCTGCGGCACCTCGGGCTCTTCGTCGCGTTGGCCATGGTGCTGCTGCTGGCCGTCGCCGGCCTGGTGCTCTACGTGCCGATCGTGCCGCTGGTGCCGGCGCTCGACTCGTACTGGTTCGTCGTGCACGTGGCGACGATCGCGGTCTCCTCCGGCATCCTGCTGCTCGGCGCGGTGCCGGCGGTGATGTACCTGATCCGGCACGGCTACGACCAGGGCAAGCGGAGCTTCCCGTACAGCCTGGGGGCGCGGGTGCCGGCCGCCGACACGCTGGAGCGGCTGACCTTCCGGCTGCACGCGTTCGCCTTTCCGATCTTCACCTTCGCGGTGATGGCCGGCGCCGTCTGGGCCGAGGCGGCCTGGGGCCGGTACTGGGGCTGGGACCCGAAGGAGATCTGGGCCTTCATCTCCTGGGTGGTCTACGCCGGTTACCTGCACGCCCGGGCGACGCCGAGCGTGAAGCGCCCGGTGGCGACCTGGATCGCCGTGCTCGGCTTCCTGACCATGCAGATGAACCTCTACGGCGTGAACATCTTCTTCGAGGGCCTGCACTCGTACGGCGGTCTCGACTGA
- the mqnP gene encoding menaquinone biosynthesis prenyltransferase MqnP, with the protein MTAVAESPGRVKSFLRLVAIEHSVFALPFAYLSALTAMQRHGGEVRWLDLLLITIAMVGARTFAMAANRIIDRRIDARNPRTAGRELVTGAVSVRTAWTGAVVALAVFLGAAAALNPLCLALAPLAAIPLVVYPYGKRFTDWPHAILALAQAVGPVGAWLAVTGTFDGSGPAWLLGAAVGLWIGGFDLIYACQDIEVDRRIGVRSVPARYGLRFALHASTVAHVVTFGLFFWYGELVGLGWLWWVGLALTALAFGYQHVVVSPTDLSRVNRAFFTANGFVGIALFVFALLDLVIRLHLAG; encoded by the coding sequence ATGACGGCGGTGGCGGAGTCGCCGGGGCGGGTGAAGTCCTTCCTCCGGCTCGTGGCGATCGAGCACTCGGTCTTCGCGCTGCCGTTCGCCTACCTGTCGGCGCTGACCGCGATGCAGCGGCACGGCGGGGAGGTGCGCTGGCTCGACCTGCTCCTGATCACCATCGCCATGGTCGGGGCCCGGACCTTCGCCATGGCGGCGAACCGGATCATCGACCGGCGCATCGACGCGCGCAATCCGCGTACCGCCGGTCGGGAGCTGGTGACCGGCGCGGTGAGCGTCCGGACGGCCTGGACCGGCGCGGTCGTCGCGCTGGCGGTCTTCCTCGGCGCCGCGGCGGCGCTCAACCCGCTCTGCCTGGCCCTTGCCCCGCTCGCCGCGATCCCGCTGGTCGTCTACCCCTACGGCAAGCGGTTCACCGACTGGCCGCACGCGATCCTGGCCCTGGCCCAGGCGGTCGGCCCGGTCGGCGCCTGGCTCGCGGTGACCGGCACCTTCGACGGCTCCGGGCCGGCCTGGCTGCTCGGCGCGGCGGTCGGACTCTGGATCGGCGGCTTCGACCTGATCTACGCCTGCCAGGACATCGAGGTCGACCGCCGGATCGGGGTACGCAGTGTCCCCGCCCGCTACGGTCTCCGGTTCGCCCTGCACGCGTCGACCGTGGCCCACGTCGTGACCTTCGGCCTCTTCTTCTGGTACGGCGAACTGGTCGGACTCGGCTGGCTCTGGTGGGTCGGGCTGGCACTGACCGCGCTCGCCTTCGGCTACCAGCACGTGGTGGTGAGCCCGACCGACCTGTCCCGGGTCAACCGGGCCTTCTTCACCGCCAACGGCTTCGTCGGGATCGCCCTCTTCGTCTTCGCCCTGCTCGACCTGGTGATCCGGCTCCACCTCGCAGGCTAG
- a CDS encoding LysE family translocator produces the protein MSWTTYGSFLVFAVVLIVVPGPDFAVVTRNTLAAGRGRGWWSAVGVACSNAVQGSAAAAGLGAVIVRSQPLFQTIKWVGVGYLAFLGLQALRSAWLGRYAPIGGDQPDPPGAALAGWRQGFLSNITNPKVLAFYLAVLPQFVGHRAPLAVLMLFALSHAVLSLLYLLTLVGLLHRARRVLSRRRVRRAMDAGTGVAMLGFSVRLATERA, from the coding sequence ATGTCCTGGACGACCTATGGCAGCTTCCTGGTCTTCGCGGTGGTGCTGATCGTGGTGCCCGGGCCGGACTTCGCGGTGGTCACCCGGAACACCCTCGCCGCTGGTCGGGGGAGGGGCTGGTGGAGTGCGGTCGGCGTCGCCTGCTCCAACGCCGTACAGGGCAGTGCGGCCGCGGCCGGGCTGGGGGCGGTGATCGTACGGTCCCAACCGCTCTTCCAGACCATCAAGTGGGTGGGGGTCGGCTACCTCGCCTTCCTCGGCCTCCAGGCGCTCCGCTCGGCCTGGCTCGGCCGGTACGCCCCGATCGGCGGGGACCAGCCCGACCCGCCCGGAGCGGCGCTCGCCGGCTGGCGACAGGGGTTCCTCTCCAACATCACCAACCCCAAGGTGTTGGCCTTTTATCTCGCGGTACTCCCGCAGTTCGTCGGGCATCGCGCCCCGCTGGCCGTACTGATGCTGTTCGCGCTGAGCCACGCGGTGCTCTCGCTGCTCTACCTGCTGACCCTGGTCGGGCTGTTGCACCGGGCCCGCCGGGTGCTGTCCCGGCGCCGGGTACGGCGGGCGATGGACGCCGGCACCGGTGTCGCGATGCTCGGCTTCAGCGTCCGGCTCGCCACCGAGCGGGCCTGA
- a CDS encoding GNAT family N-acetyltransferase, which produces MSAPAVGSPRGHVQVHDLVAEYDPDLFRRAYEEVLEPNFPTDELETAESLAGRMASGDPSTFAAVALTDGTPVGVMIADSFPDSRVLLLSYLAVRPGQRGGGIGSTLLRVLPTWRERADAVVAVAEVEDPRFHSAGPHGDPDKRLRFYGRAGFRLVPSPFVQPRVRPGTERVGGMLLLAATGDETLPRQTLRDFVTEYYTDSEAVDEAEDMAYAGLLARLDHEPDPLVLLAPEQYAEVPPLRVDAELLRRDYPGTAVAARLLAVDDRGVALLDEVWQRVLARMAAGEELPRPRRTVLAEFLARLSADGLVFVSAEPGDASVLADWFAGEADPWAGWWRETPPSWGAEVTTPERLERAVRRLPPLPRLLLLLSDVVGLTLPEAVELTGQAPEHYLGILEAARMEVVAFLDESAR; this is translated from the coding sequence GTGAGCGCCCCGGCAGTCGGCTCCCCCCGTGGCCACGTCCAGGTCCACGACCTCGTGGCGGAGTACGATCCCGACCTGTTCCGGCGGGCGTACGAGGAGGTTCTCGAACCGAACTTTCCCACCGACGAGCTGGAGACGGCGGAGAGCCTCGCCGGCCGGATGGCCTCCGGCGACCCCTCGACGTTCGCGGCGGTGGCCCTCACCGACGGCACACCGGTCGGCGTGATGATCGCCGACTCTTTCCCCGACTCCCGGGTGCTGCTGCTGAGCTACCTCGCGGTCCGGCCGGGCCAGCGCGGCGGCGGGATCGGCTCGACGCTCCTGCGCGTGCTGCCGACCTGGCGGGAGCGGGCCGACGCGGTCGTCGCGGTCGCCGAGGTCGAGGACCCCCGCTTTCACTCGGCCGGGCCGCACGGCGACCCGGACAAGCGGCTGCGGTTCTACGGCCGGGCCGGGTTCCGGCTGGTGCCGAGCCCGTTCGTGCAGCCCCGGGTCCGGCCCGGCACCGAACGGGTGGGCGGGATGCTGCTGCTCGCCGCCACCGGGGACGAGACGCTCCCCCGCCAGACCCTGCGCGACTTCGTCACCGAGTACTACACGGATTCGGAGGCGGTCGACGAGGCCGAGGACATGGCGTACGCGGGACTGCTGGCCCGGCTCGACCACGAGCCCGACCCGCTGGTCCTGCTGGCCCCCGAGCAGTACGCCGAGGTGCCGCCGCTGCGGGTCGACGCCGAACTGCTGCGGCGGGACTATCCGGGTACGGCGGTCGCCGCCCGGCTGCTCGCCGTCGACGACCGGGGCGTCGCGCTGCTGGACGAGGTGTGGCAGCGGGTACTCGCCCGGATGGCGGCCGGTGAGGAGCTTCCCCGGCCCCGCCGTACCGTCCTCGCCGAGTTCCTGGCGCGGCTCTCCGCCGACGGGCTCGTCTTCGTCTCCGCCGAGCCGGGCGACGCCTCGGTGCTGGCCGACTGGTTCGCGGGCGAGGCCGACCCGTGGGCGGGCTGGTGGCGGGAGACGCCCCCGAGCTGGGGGGCCGAGGTGACGACCCCGGAGCGGCTCGAACGGGCGGTACGCCGCCTGCCGCCGCTGCCCCGGCTCCTCCTGCTCCTCTCCGACGTGGTCGGGCTGACCCTGCCGGAGGCGGTCGAACTGACCGGGCAGGCGCCGGAGCACTACCTCGGGATCCTGGAGGCGGCCCGCATGGAGGTCGTCGCCTTCCTGGACGAGAGCGCCCGGTAG
- a CDS encoding RNA polymerase sigma factor, which yields MESARIVAGVARLVQDVGLAEELAQDALVAALEQWPREGIPANPGGWLMSTAKHRAVDLLRRRTTYQRKLQELGREVGSRPDPTEAELAAALDPDRIDDDLLRLIFTACHPVLPTEGRVALTLRLLGGLRTDEIARAFLVPEPTVGQRITRAKRTLAAKHVPFELPPRAELADRLGSVLEVVYLVFNEGYSATAGADWTRPALCAEALRLGRILAGLMPEQAEVHGLLALMELQASRIPARTGPNGEPILLPDQDRRRWDRLLVRRGLAALDRAESLGIGPYTLQAAIAACHARARTAAETDWVRVAALYRVLVHVSPSPIVELNRAVAVANATGPADGLAIVETLVAEPVLAGYPQLPAVRGDLLARLGRHDEARREFSRAAELTRNARERTLFLDRAARLPGPP from the coding sequence ATCGAGTCCGCCCGGATCGTCGCCGGGGTCGCCCGGCTGGTCCAGGACGTCGGGCTCGCCGAGGAACTCGCCCAGGACGCGCTGGTCGCCGCGTTGGAGCAGTGGCCCCGGGAGGGGATACCGGCGAATCCGGGCGGCTGGCTGATGTCGACCGCCAAGCACCGCGCGGTCGACCTGCTCCGGCGGCGTACGACGTACCAGCGGAAGCTTCAGGAGCTGGGCCGGGAGGTGGGCAGCCGGCCGGACCCGACCGAGGCGGAACTGGCCGCCGCACTGGACCCCGACCGGATCGACGACGACCTGCTCCGACTGATCTTCACCGCCTGCCATCCGGTGCTGCCCACCGAAGGGCGGGTGGCGTTGACGCTGCGGCTGCTCGGCGGACTGCGTACCGACGAGATCGCCCGGGCGTTCCTGGTGCCGGAGCCGACGGTCGGGCAGCGGATCACCCGGGCGAAACGTACCCTCGCGGCGAAACACGTACCGTTCGAGCTGCCGCCCCGGGCCGAGCTGGCCGACCGGCTCGGCTCGGTGCTGGAGGTGGTCTACCTCGTCTTCAACGAGGGCTACTCGGCGACCGCAGGTGCCGACTGGACCCGGCCGGCGCTCTGCGCCGAGGCGCTGCGGCTCGGCCGGATCCTGGCCGGGCTGATGCCGGAACAGGCCGAGGTGCACGGCCTGCTGGCGCTGATGGAGTTGCAGGCGTCCCGGATCCCGGCCAGGACCGGGCCGAACGGCGAGCCGATCCTGCTGCCGGACCAGGATCGTCGGCGCTGGGACCGGCTGCTGGTCCGGCGCGGCCTCGCCGCCCTGGACCGGGCTGAGTCGCTGGGCATCGGCCCGTACACCCTGCAGGCCGCGATCGCGGCCTGCCACGCGCGGGCCCGGACCGCCGCCGAGACCGACTGGGTACGCGTCGCCGCGCTCTACCGGGTGCTGGTGCACGTGTCACCGTCGCCGATCGTCGAGCTGAACCGGGCGGTCGCGGTCGCCAACGCCACCGGCCCGGCCGACGGTCTGGCCATCGTCGAGACGCTGGTCGCCGAGCCGGTCCTGGCGGGCTATCCGCAGCTACCCGCCGTCCGGGGTGACCTGCTGGCCCGGCTGGGACGGCACGACGAGGCCCGACGCGAGTTCAGCCGGGCCGCCGAGCTGACCCGCAACGCCCGGGAACGGACGCTCTTCCTCGACCGTGCCGCCCGGCTCCCCGGGCCGCCATGA
- a CDS encoding terpene synthase family protein, whose amino-acid sequence MYGISSWAAELRCPIPARLCPHADAVQEWLVDWADRLVGPLDAAGRDRFARGRVARYAGRLYPGASEADLRVIAALFTWFFLLDDACDAARRPRPAEVAALCDGVLRLLRAAPAPAPAAPAAPPTAAAAARQAQPRPPVGTGRPVPTTAGPGNPAVECVGRPGRAGHPGAAQSRPAQQPTAAPGQPRQTRQQPATAPQPRPGQQPSTPTPAPRAANQPATRLTTPAQSRAANRPAPRSEAFDGPLRRMLADAWQVPSHRMPAAWRDRFVDAVAHHLDGVVTEATNKANGRLPGVAEYVPLRRATSAAYVSYALIEFATGQRVPDAVYHHPAVRAVADTANDLLSWFNDLLSLERDAATSGGHNLVLAVAREEGIPVEAAIEAVVRRWQQSMRHFVELRAAVPSFGPALDGPLRQYLDGLANSVRGTMDWSLESGRYRS is encoded by the coding sequence ATGTACGGGATCAGCTCGTGGGCGGCCGAGCTGAGGTGTCCGATACCGGCACGCCTCTGCCCACACGCCGACGCGGTGCAGGAGTGGCTGGTCGACTGGGCCGACCGGCTCGTCGGCCCGCTCGACGCGGCCGGCCGGGACCGGTTCGCCCGCGGCCGTGTCGCCCGGTACGCCGGCCGGCTCTATCCGGGCGCCAGCGAGGCCGACCTGCGGGTCATCGCCGCGCTCTTCACCTGGTTCTTCCTGCTCGACGACGCCTGCGACGCCGCCCGGCGCCCCCGGCCGGCCGAGGTGGCCGCGCTCTGCGACGGGGTGCTGCGGCTGCTCCGGGCCGCGCCGGCACCGGCACCAGCGGCACCGGCCGCACCGCCAACGGCCGCAGCGGCAGCCCGGCAGGCACAGCCGAGGCCACCGGTCGGCACCGGGCGGCCGGTGCCGACCACCGCCGGACCCGGGAACCCGGCGGTCGAGTGCGTAGGCAGGCCGGGCCGGGCGGGGCACCCGGGCGCCGCCCAGTCCCGCCCGGCACAGCAGCCGACCGCCGCTCCGGGGCAACCCCGGCAGACCCGTCAGCAGCCGGCGACCGCCCCGCAGCCGCGCCCCGGGCAGCAGCCATCCACCCCGACACCCGCTCCCCGGGCCGCCAACCAGCCGGCGACCCGGCTGACCACCCCGGCACAGAGCCGGGCGGCGAACCGGCCGGCACCCCGCTCCGAGGCGTTCGACGGACCGCTCCGGCGGATGCTCGCCGACGCCTGGCAGGTCCCGAGCCACCGGATGCCGGCGGCCTGGCGGGACCGTTTCGTCGACGCGGTGGCGCACCACCTGGACGGCGTGGTCACCGAGGCGACCAACAAGGCGAACGGGCGGCTGCCCGGCGTCGCCGAGTACGTGCCGCTGCGCCGGGCGACCTCCGCCGCGTACGTCTCGTACGCCCTGATCGAGTTCGCCACCGGGCAACGGGTGCCGGACGCCGTCTACCACCACCCGGCGGTACGCGCCGTCGCCGACACCGCCAACGACCTGCTCTCCTGGTTCAACGACCTGCTGTCGCTGGAACGGGACGCGGCCACCTCCGGCGGGCACAACCTGGTGCTGGCGGTGGCCCGGGAGGAGGGGATTCCAGTCGAGGCGGCGATCGAGGCGGTCGTCCGGCGGTGGCAGCAGAGCATGCGGCACTTCGTCGAGCTGCGCGCCGCCGTACCGTCGTTCGGCCCGGCGCTGGACGGGCCGCTGCGGCAGTACCTGGACGGGCTGGCCAACTCGGTGCGCGGCACCATGGACTGGTCCCTGGAGAGCGGCCGCTACCGCTCCTAG
- a CDS encoding anti-sigma factor: MDGYLRCDQTVRLVGNWLDGALDPEQRELVELHLLVCPPCLAYVGKVHDLRAALLSLTGPHSPEHLLTRGEETP; the protein is encoded by the coding sequence ATGGACGGTTATCTCCGCTGTGACCAGACCGTGCGGCTGGTCGGCAACTGGCTCGACGGCGCGCTCGACCCGGAGCAGCGGGAGCTGGTCGAGCTGCACCTGCTGGTCTGCCCGCCCTGCCTGGCCTACGTCGGCAAGGTGCACGACCTGCGGGCCGCGCTGCTGAGCCTGACCGGACCGCACTCCCCGGAGCACCTGCTGACGCGGGGAGAGGAGACGCCGTGA
- a CDS encoding YciI family protein — MRYLALLRATRTTAPPPPGLMEAIMQLGEEATAAGALLDQGGLAPSAEGSRLQVATGKLSVTDGPFAEAKETISYALYEVRSKEEAVEWVSRFLKLHRDMWPGWEGEGEVLRVFGPEDFAAPPA, encoded by the coding sequence ATGCGCTACCTGGCACTGTTGCGGGCCACCCGGACCACGGCACCGCCGCCGCCCGGGCTGATGGAGGCGATCATGCAGCTCGGCGAGGAGGCGACCGCCGCCGGTGCCCTGCTCGATCAGGGCGGGCTGGCCCCGAGCGCGGAGGGGTCCCGCCTCCAGGTCGCCACCGGCAAGCTCAGCGTGACCGACGGGCCGTTCGCCGAGGCGAAGGAGACGATCAGCTACGCGCTGTACGAGGTGCGCTCCAAGGAGGAGGCTGTCGAGTGGGTCTCCCGGTTCCTGAAGCTGCACCGCGACATGTGGCCGGGCTGGGAGGGCGAGGGTGAGGTACTCCGGGTCTTCGGGCCGGAGGATTTCGCAGCCCCGCCGGCCTGA
- a CDS encoding BldC family transcriptional regulator, whose product MDTGDRLLTPGEVAALFRVDPKTVTRWAAAGRIGSIRTPGGHRRFRESEVRALLEGEGMLDEVDEGIANRPRNAGPATPSGPGPTGAGNVGLH is encoded by the coding sequence GTGGACACTGGAGATCGTCTGCTGACACCGGGCGAGGTGGCAGCGCTCTTCCGCGTCGATCCGAAGACCGTCACACGCTGGGCCGCGGCCGGGCGTATCGGCAGCATCCGAACACCGGGCGGACATCGCCGCTTCCGCGAGTCGGAGGTACGCGCGCTGCTCGAGGGTGAGGGCATGCTCGACGAGGTGGACGAGGGCATCGCGAACCGGCCCCGCAACGCCGGACCCGCCACCCCGAGTGGCCCCGGCCCGACCGGCGCCGGAAACGTCGGCCTGCACTGA
- a CDS encoding UbiX family flavin prenyltransferase: MRRPWVVGVSGASGTPYPAAVLGGLFDAGEPVDLVVSRAARLTILDETGRPFRDAHWKDDLAAWLGRDLADADVAYWPAGDLAAGPSSGSYPTRGMVVVPASTAACAGIAIGLSKDLLQRAAEVNLKEHRPVVVVPRETPVTRSHLEHLITLHDAGAVVLPASPGFYGAGAAASARQLVDFVAGKVLDALGVPHSLFRRWSGELGADRD; this comes from the coding sequence ATGAGAAGGCCGTGGGTGGTCGGCGTCTCCGGAGCATCGGGTACGCCATATCCGGCCGCCGTGCTCGGCGGGCTCTTCGACGCGGGTGAGCCGGTGGACCTGGTCGTCTCCCGGGCGGCCCGGTTGACGATCCTGGACGAGACCGGCCGCCCCTTCCGGGACGCGCACTGGAAGGACGACCTCGCCGCCTGGCTCGGCCGGGACCTGGCCGACGCCGACGTGGCGTACTGGCCGGCCGGGGATCTCGCGGCCGGGCCGAGCAGCGGGTCGTACCCGACCCGGGGCATGGTGGTGGTGCCGGCGAGTACGGCGGCATGCGCCGGGATCGCGATCGGCCTCTCCAAGGACCTGCTGCAACGGGCCGCCGAGGTGAACCTCAAGGAGCACCGGCCGGTGGTGGTGGTGCCCCGGGAGACCCCGGTCACCCGGAGCCACCTGGAGCACCTGATCACCCTGCACGATGCCGGAGCGGTGGTCCTGCCGGCGAGCCCCGGCTTCTACGGTGCCGGGGCCGCCGCCTCCGCCCGGCAGCTCGTCGACTTCGTGGCGGGAAAGGTGCTCGACGCGCTCGGCGTGCCGCACTCCCTGTTCCGACGCTGGTCCGGCGAGCTGGGGGCCGACCGGGACTGA